A genomic segment from Aegilops tauschii subsp. strangulata cultivar AL8/78 chromosome 1, Aet v6.0, whole genome shotgun sequence encodes:
- the LOC120972838 gene encoding uncharacterized protein isoform X1, translating into MASTMRRRADWFLHDWVDRLDTQRPPTPTPTPPPPRPASSSKAGRGGASPPSPPRRAPRVPSPPRPSARRGQGQFHYGIQSAAPPHRLQARVTSPADHRNASAFRQGNPTSRSLLHGGLGVFNRFALLASASDYEREFPVLTAATASISDKDAKQRGQSPKAIKHTNGKLRGRGVRRAPQVQHVRKAVAEPAVKGDAQLVVKGDAEAVIKAKGHAELAKGESEGHAKAATKAEGHAEVAVKSDKAARNVPDLASELNGQDFFVGSILVRCGAPVSVVAGGAEGCRRGGPAGGSGGGPAGGGDGCGGGGPAPDGGGGGVGGGGPADGGGGGGGGGPPGGGGGGPGDPASPTTLSTASSVRQMPTGRLWRRRPVLLLGVWAGLLSGARLPGLHRATLRAAGASSLGAAGTNLPALSVPTHSSALRRRVACGKSR; encoded by the exons ATGGCGTCGACGATGCGCCGCCGTGCCGACTGGTTCCTCCACGACTGGGTCGACAGGCTCGACACTCAGCGGCCGCCGACTCCGACTCCGACACCTCCGCCTCCCCGCCCCGCCTCCAGCTCCAAGGCCGGCCGCGGCGGAGCCTCTCCTCCTTCGCCGCCGCGGCGAGCGCCCCGAGTACCTTCCCCGCCACGCCCGTCGGCGCGGCGGGGCCAGGGCCAGTTCCACTACGGGATCCAGTCAGCCGCGCCACCGCACCGGCTCCAGGCGCGCGTCACCTCCCCGGCGGACCACCGGAACGCCTCCGCGTTCAG GCAGGGGAATCCGACCTCGCGCTCGCTTCTCCACGGAGGACTGGGCGTCTTCAATCGGTTCGCTCTCTTGGCGAGTGCGAG CGACTATGAGAGAGAGTTTCCGGTGCTGACTGCTGCAACTGCAAGCAT CAGCGACAAGGACGCGAAGCAGCGGGGGCAATCTCCTAAAGCTATCAAGCATACGAACGGCAAGCTCCGGGGACGAGGCGTTAGGAGGGCTCCGCAGGTGCAGCACGTTAGGAAGGCCGTCGCCGAGCCCGCGGTCAAGGGAGACGCCCAGCTGGTGGTCAAGGGCGACGCCGAGGCGGTGATCAAGGCCAAGGGCCACGCCGAGCTGGCGAAGGGCGAGAGCGAGGGCCACGCCAAGGCGGCGACCAAGGCCGAGGGCCACGCCGAGGTGGCGGTCAAGAGCGACAAGGCCGCACGCAATGTCCCCGACCTCGCCAGCGAGCTCAATGGCCAGGACTTCTTCGTCGGCTCGATTCTCGTAAGATGCGGCGCCCCAGTTTCCGTTGTCGCCGGAGGTGCTGAGGGCTGCCGTCGCGGAGGGCCTGCCGGAGGCAGTGGAGGAGGACCTGCTGGAGGTGGTGATGGATGCGGTGGTGGAGGGCCAGCACCCGATGGCGGCGGAGGCGGTGTGGGAGGAGGAGGACCGGCCGATGGCGGCGGGGGTGGTGGGGGAGGAGGACCCCccggtggcggcggaggcggcccTGGTGACCCCGCCTCCCCAACCACCCTATCCACAGCGTCTTCCGTTCGCCAGATGCCAACGGGCAGGCTGTGGCGTCGACGCCCTGTTCTTCTGCTCGGAGTGTGGGCTGGTTTGCTGTCCGGAGCACGTCTGCCCGGACTGCACCGTGCCACTCTCCGAGCTGCCGGCGCCTCGTCTCTCGGTGCCGCAGGTACAAATCTACCAGCCCTTTCAGTACCCACCCACTCTTCAGCTCTTCGTCGGCGCGTCGCGTGTGGGAAATCGCGTTAG
- the LOC120972838 gene encoding uncharacterized protein isoform X2: MASTMRRRADWFLHDWVDRLDTQRPPTPTPTPPPPRPASSSKAGRGGASPPSPPRRAPRVPSPPRPSARRGQGQFHYGIQSAAPPHRLQARVTSPADHRNASAFRQGNPTSRSLLHGGLGVFNRFALLASASDYEREFPVLTAATASIDKDAKQRGQSPKAIKHTNGKLRGRGVRRAPQVQHVRKAVAEPAVKGDAQLVVKGDAEAVIKAKGHAELAKGESEGHAKAATKAEGHAEVAVKSDKAARNVPDLASELNGQDFFVGSILVRCGAPVSVVAGGAEGCRRGGPAGGSGGGPAGGGDGCGGGGPAPDGGGGGVGGGGPADGGGGGGGGGPPGGGGGGPGDPASPTTLSTASSVRQMPTGRLWRRRPVLLLGVWAGLLSGARLPGLHRATLRAAGASSLGAAGTNLPALSVPTHSSALRRRVACGKSR; the protein is encoded by the exons ATGGCGTCGACGATGCGCCGCCGTGCCGACTGGTTCCTCCACGACTGGGTCGACAGGCTCGACACTCAGCGGCCGCCGACTCCGACTCCGACACCTCCGCCTCCCCGCCCCGCCTCCAGCTCCAAGGCCGGCCGCGGCGGAGCCTCTCCTCCTTCGCCGCCGCGGCGAGCGCCCCGAGTACCTTCCCCGCCACGCCCGTCGGCGCGGCGGGGCCAGGGCCAGTTCCACTACGGGATCCAGTCAGCCGCGCCACCGCACCGGCTCCAGGCGCGCGTCACCTCCCCGGCGGACCACCGGAACGCCTCCGCGTTCAG GCAGGGGAATCCGACCTCGCGCTCGCTTCTCCACGGAGGACTGGGCGTCTTCAATCGGTTCGCTCTCTTGGCGAGTGCGAG CGACTATGAGAGAGAGTTTCCGGTGCTGACTGCTGCAACTGCAAGCAT CGACAAGGACGCGAAGCAGCGGGGGCAATCTCCTAAAGCTATCAAGCATACGAACGGCAAGCTCCGGGGACGAGGCGTTAGGAGGGCTCCGCAGGTGCAGCACGTTAGGAAGGCCGTCGCCGAGCCCGCGGTCAAGGGAGACGCCCAGCTGGTGGTCAAGGGCGACGCCGAGGCGGTGATCAAGGCCAAGGGCCACGCCGAGCTGGCGAAGGGCGAGAGCGAGGGCCACGCCAAGGCGGCGACCAAGGCCGAGGGCCACGCCGAGGTGGCGGTCAAGAGCGACAAGGCCGCACGCAATGTCCCCGACCTCGCCAGCGAGCTCAATGGCCAGGACTTCTTCGTCGGCTCGATTCTCGTAAGATGCGGCGCCCCAGTTTCCGTTGTCGCCGGAGGTGCTGAGGGCTGCCGTCGCGGAGGGCCTGCCGGAGGCAGTGGAGGAGGACCTGCTGGAGGTGGTGATGGATGCGGTGGTGGAGGGCCAGCACCCGATGGCGGCGGAGGCGGTGTGGGAGGAGGAGGACCGGCCGATGGCGGCGGGGGTGGTGGGGGAGGAGGACCCCccggtggcggcggaggcggcccTGGTGACCCCGCCTCCCCAACCACCCTATCCACAGCGTCTTCCGTTCGCCAGATGCCAACGGGCAGGCTGTGGCGTCGACGCCCTGTTCTTCTGCTCGGAGTGTGGGCTGGTTTGCTGTCCGGAGCACGTCTGCCCGGACTGCACCGTGCCACTCTCCGAGCTGCCGGCGCCTCGTCTCTCGGTGCCGCAGGTACAAATCTACCAGCCCTTTCAGTACCCACCCACTCTTCAGCTCTTCGTCGGCGCGTCGCGTGTGGGAAATCGCGTTAG